The proteins below are encoded in one region of Elusimicrobiota bacterium:
- a CDS encoding TIM barrel protein, translating to MKLTKSSLGKLDKEYAGYLEGKKLDSFFNEFGIDFAAGHWSAGGFADRFAPGGYNPGLDESIIAQIERVAKAGIKGIEFHEALFIDKNYKKDKSKIDKIKESLAKNKVEPTNMNTNLFGDPKWKLGGITNVNKSIREDALAVALQGVEIAKEVGCKSVALWPGSDGWDYNFEVNYGVILDRFIEGCIAINKKTKELGLKFGIEAKLHEPREGNMVVPTTHLAILIAKEVNEECGETNMGVAIDYGHEQMYAVEPASMLYAAKRFGVPVVNLHVNNAKLHSNDEDRIAGTGDIWRLADFCYAAIDTGYNGWIGEDQFTYRTDAVKSMLLSREFFGNIMKKSLMIYAIKDKLEKAQSTGDAIETIEVVKKYIIG from the coding sequence ATGAAATTAACAAAGAGCAGTCTTGGAAAATTGGATAAAGAATATGCCGGGTATCTGGAAGGTAAGAAATTAGACAGTTTTTTCAATGAGTTTGGAATAGATTTTGCTGCCGGTCACTGGTCTGCCGGTGGGTTTGCCGATAGGTTTGCACCTGGCGGATACAATCCCGGTCTTGATGAGAGTATCATTGCCCAGATTGAACGGGTTGCAAAAGCAGGAATCAAAGGAATAGAATTTCACGAAGCGCTTTTTATTGATAAGAACTACAAGAAAGATAAAAGCAAGATTGACAAAATAAAAGAATCCTTGGCAAAAAATAAAGTTGAACCTACAAATATGAATACCAATCTTTTTGGTGACCCAAAATGGAAACTGGGTGGTATCACCAATGTTAACAAATCAATCCGCGAAGATGCATTAGCAGTTGCGTTACAAGGTGTGGAAATAGCAAAAGAGGTTGGCTGTAAGAGCGTTGCTTTATGGCCCGGTTCAGACGGTTGGGACTACAATTTTGAAGTGAATTATGGTGTTATATTAGATAGATTTATTGAAGGGTGTATTGCTATAAATAAGAAAACTAAGGAATTAGGTCTCAAGTTTGGTATAGAAGCTAAATTGCACGAACCAAGGGAAGGCAATATGGTAGTTCCTACGACACATTTGGCAATATTAATTGCAAAAGAAGTCAACGAAGAATGTGGCGAAACCAATATGGGAGTTGCTATTGACTACGGTCATGAACAGATGTATGCGGTCGAACCTGCATCTATGCTTTATGCTGCCAAAAGATTTGGTGTGCCTGTAGTTAATTTACATGTGAATAACGCTAAACTCCATTCAAATGATGAAGATAGGATAGCAGGGACAGGAGATATATGGCGATTAGCTGATTTTTGTTATGCTGCAATTGATACCGGTTATAACGGCTGGATTGGAGAAGACCAGTTCACGTATCGTACTGACGCGGTAAAATCAATGTTGCTATCCAGAGAATTTTTTGGTAATATAATGAAAAAGTCGCTAATGATTTACGCGATAAAAGATAAACTCGAAAAAGCACAATCAACAGGTGATGCCATAGAAACCATAGAAGTTGTCAAAAAATATATAATCGGATAA
- the melA gene encoding alpha-galactosidase — protein MAKIAFIGAGSIVFCQTLMKDILATPALQDSEIWLMNRTKPKLDQIKSFADRMVKDNKLPTKVVATLDRKKALAGADYVIVMIQVGGVDAFKMDYEIPLKYGVDQCIGDSLGPGGIFRALRTIPVLIDIAKDMEEVCPDALMVNYANPMAANCFALGKATKINFIGLCHGVQTTLDLISRYVDVPKDRIDYFCAGINHMAWFLSLKDKKDGKDLYPILSRNIEKPEYYINEKVRCEVMRHFGYFMTESTGHLSEYIPWFRKNKKALDLYCDQPSFGGETGAYYKWCSMIAEKYAKIDQLSFESTQIKGRSIEYCSYIIEAMETDNIFRLNGNIRNDGYITNLPQGCCVEVPIFVDSRGLHPVRVGELPLQCAVLNQSNIGVQALAAESALTGNPEYAMQSVAMDPLTSAVCTLYEAREMVSDMFEAEKEWLPQFAGKKLQSKPIINTPKGTKGVDVPLDPALAVVHRFGKLVEQKK, from the coding sequence ATGGCGAAGATAGCGTTTATAGGGGCAGGAAGCATTGTTTTTTGTCAGACATTAATGAAGGATATTTTAGCGACTCCGGCTTTACAGGACAGTGAAATATGGTTGATGAACAGGACGAAACCTAAACTTGACCAGATAAAAAGTTTTGCTGACAGGATGGTAAAAGACAACAAACTGCCTACAAAGGTAGTCGCCACACTTGACCGGAAAAAGGCGTTAGCGGGAGCCGATTATGTTATTGTAATGATACAGGTTGGCGGCGTAGATGCTTTCAAAATGGATTATGAAATTCCTTTAAAATATGGAGTAGACCAGTGCATAGGAGATTCACTTGGACCCGGCGGGATATTTAGAGCGTTACGGACTATACCGGTATTGATTGATATAGCCAAAGATATGGAAGAAGTATGCCCAGATGCATTGATGGTGAACTATGCCAATCCGATGGCAGCTAATTGTTTCGCACTTGGCAAAGCGACCAAAATAAATTTTATAGGACTTTGTCATGGTGTACAAACCACACTTGATTTAATCAGCAGGTATGTAGATGTTCCAAAGGACAGGATTGACTATTTCTGTGCGGGAATTAACCATATGGCTTGGTTTCTTTCTCTCAAAGATAAAAAAGACGGGAAAGACCTTTATCCCATACTTAGTAGGAATATTGAGAAACCGGAATATTATATTAACGAAAAAGTACGGTGTGAAGTTATGAGGCATTTTGGTTATTTTATGACAGAAAGTACCGGCCATCTTTCGGAATATATTCCCTGGTTTCGTAAGAACAAGAAGGCGCTCGACCTGTATTGTGACCAGCCGAGTTTTGGCGGGGAAACAGGTGCATATTATAAATGGTGCAGTATGATTGCCGAAAAATATGCCAAAATAGACCAACTGTCGTTTGAATCAACACAAATTAAAGGAAGGAGTATAGAGTATTGTTCTTATATTATTGAGGCAATGGAAACGGACAATATTTTTCGTCTCAACGGTAATATTAGGAATGACGGGTATATTACAAATTTACCGCAGGGTTGTTGTGTTGAAGTGCCGATATTTGTTGACAGTAGAGGACTTCATCCAGTCCGCGTTGGAGAACTGCCTCTGCAGTGTGCAGTTTTGAATCAAAGCAATATCGGTGTGCAGGCATTAGCAGCTGAATCGGCATTGACCGGCAACCCGGAATATGCAATGCAGTCAGTGGCAATGGACCCGCTTACAAGCGCAGTTTGTACTCTTTATGAAGCACGTGAAATGGTGAGTGATATGTTTGAAGCAGAAAAAGAATGGTTGCCGCAATTTGCAGGGAAGAAGTTACAGTCAAAACCAATTATTAATACTCCAAAAGGAACGAAAGGAGTTGATGTACCTTTGGACCCGGCACTTGCAGTTGTCCATAGGTTCGGCAAATTAGTTGAACAAAAGAAATAA
- the nadB gene encoding L-aspartate oxidase, whose protein sequence is MTEHKSDFLIIGSGIAGLSLALRLSKYGSVFIVTKRLIFESNTIEAQGGIASVCQKNDSFQKHIDDTLSSGDGLCNEKVVELVVKQAPDRVEELRKWGVKFDKDTGLEGGHSRRRVLHSGDNTGKVIETAIVNKVKKGKNIKIFENYAAVNLIKKNNKCWGAYILNKNKGKVETFLARTTILATGGTGKVYLYTSNPDVATGDGIAMAYRIGCKVSNLEFMQFHPTCLYHPEAKSFLISEALRGEGAILIDSKGNRFMEKYHAKKELALRDIVARSIDSELKKSGADCAYLDISFKPANFIRKRFPSIYKKCLSFGIDITKRPIPVVPAAHYMCGGIVTDIHGRTNIPGLYAIGEVACTGLHGANRLASNSLLEGIVFSYQAAKKIIEESCVGKNNHNFPKVEPWKIGHATHSDEAIVISHNWDEIRRLMWNYVGIVRSNKRLERALARIENLKKEINQYYWDFIITQDLIELRNIAIVSELIIKSAIARKESRGLHYNIDYPKKLSNPRDTVL, encoded by the coding sequence ATGACGGAACATAAATCAGATTTTCTAATTATTGGTTCGGGAATCGCCGGACTTTCACTTGCGCTCCGGCTTTCAAAATACGGCTCAGTATTTATTGTTACAAAAAGACTTATATTTGAGTCAAATACAATTGAAGCACAGGGCGGAATTGCTTCTGTCTGCCAAAAAAATGATTCTTTTCAAAAACATATAGATGATACACTTTCTTCTGGTGACGGGCTTTGTAATGAAAAAGTTGTTGAATTAGTTGTAAAACAAGCACCGGACCGCGTTGAAGAATTAAGAAAGTGGGGTGTAAAATTTGATAAAGATACCGGGCTGGAAGGTGGGCATTCAAGAAGGAGGGTTTTACATTCCGGTGATAACACGGGAAAAGTAATTGAAACAGCAATTGTTAATAAAGTTAAAAAAGGAAAAAACATAAAAATATTTGAGAATTATGCAGCAGTTAATTTAATCAAAAAAAACAACAAATGCTGGGGTGCATATATTTTAAATAAGAACAAAGGTAAAGTTGAAACGTTTTTAGCGAGAACGACAATTTTAGCGACAGGCGGTACAGGCAAAGTTTATCTTTATACCTCTAATCCTGATGTCGCTACCGGTGACGGTATTGCTATGGCTTATCGTATCGGATGTAAAGTGTCAAACCTTGAATTCATGCAGTTCCACCCTACCTGTCTTTATCATCCTGAAGCAAAATCTTTCCTGATATCCGAGGCACTCCGTGGTGAAGGTGCCATTTTGATTGATTCAAAAGGCAACCGCTTTATGGAGAAGTATCATGCCAAAAAAGAGCTTGCTCTACGTGATATAGTTGCAAGGTCAATTGACTCCGAATTAAAAAAATCCGGTGCTGACTGCGCCTATTTGGATATTTCTTTCAAACCTGCTAATTTTATCAGAAAAAGATTTCCTAGTATTTATAAAAAGTGTCTTTCTTTCGGCATTGATATTACAAAAAGACCTATACCTGTTGTCCCGGCAGCTCATTACATGTGTGGCGGAATTGTAACAGATATTCATGGAAGAACGAATATCCCCGGACTATATGCTATAGGTGAAGTCGCCTGCACGGGATTGCACGGTGCAAACCGTCTTGCCTCAAACTCGCTTTTAGAAGGAATAGTTTTTTCTTATCAAGCAGCAAAAAAAATTATTGAAGAAAGCTGTGTGGGAAAAAACAATCATAATTTTCCGAAAGTAGAACCGTGGAAAATAGGGCATGCCACACATTCGGATGAAGCGATAGTTATTTCTCATAACTGGGATGAAATAAGACGGCTTATGTGGAACTATGTCGGCATCGTTCGTTCAAACAAGCGGTTAGAACGTGCACTTGCCAGAATAGAGAACCTAAAAAAGGAAATAAACCAATACTATTGGGATTTTATCATCACTCAGGATTTAATTGAACTAAGAAACATAGCAATAGTTTCAGAACTCATAATAAAGTCAGCAATTGCCCGCAAAGAATCACGTGGTCTACATTACAACATAGATTATCCAAAAAAACTTTCAAATCCAAGAGACACAGTTTTGTAA
- a CDS encoding creatininase family protein: MDKKIKKSILIKKVRYEEMLPWEAVKSRKAFPVAYLPIGGIEWHGEQNCLGLDTVKVHAIAMECAKRIGGVVFPSLFYGEPREHYLMEADQDEDGQIANKMELPKSNFSPGYMQEQGFQANFDYVKLLHHIMVEIHSLGFEVIIVLSGHYPLLYHARAACELFNLDYRKAWPCSGYELVRDVIPSAGDHAAAWETSLMMYLRPDLVDMTRLPKDLNVKLIGVHGRDPRKYASVKYGKKGVDAIVNRISEKVHKLLGR, from the coding sequence ATGGATAAAAAAATAAAAAAATCAATTCTGATTAAAAAAGTACGATATGAGGAGATGTTACCTTGGGAAGCAGTAAAATCCCGTAAGGCATTCCCGGTTGCCTATCTACCAATCGGTGGGATTGAGTGGCATGGCGAACAGAACTGTCTCGGATTAGATACCGTCAAGGTTCACGCAATTGCTATGGAATGCGCCAAAAGAATAGGTGGAGTAGTTTTTCCATCTCTTTTCTATGGTGAACCACGGGAACATTATCTTATGGAAGCGGACCAGGATGAAGATGGACAAATTGCTAATAAGATGGAACTACCTAAAAGTAATTTTTCACCCGGGTATATGCAGGAGCAAGGTTTTCAGGCTAATTTTGACTATGTGAAATTGTTACATCATATTATGGTTGAAATTCATAGTCTTGGGTTTGAAGTTATTATTGTTTTATCAGGACACTATCCGCTGCTATATCATGCAAGAGCTGCTTGTGAACTTTTTAATCTTGATTACAGAAAGGCATGGCCTTGTTCCGGGTATGAATTAGTAAGAGATGTAATCCCGTCAGCCGGTGACCATGCTGCTGCATGGGAAACAAGTTTAATGATGTACTTAAGACCCGATTTGGTTGATATGACGAGGTTACCAAAGGACTTGAATGTAAAACTTATCGGAGTGCATGGTAGAGACCCAAGGAAATATGCAAGTGTAAAGTATGGCAAAAAAGGTGTTGATGCAATTGTCAACCGGATATCGGAAAAAGTGCATAAATTATTAGGTAGATAA
- a CDS encoding NAD(P)-dependent alcohol dehydrogenase — protein MKPEEALVKIKSVGVCGSDVHYYLHGKIGNQIVKGPHILGHEVSGEVVKVGKNVKNITPGMRVAVEPGIPCGKCEYCKSGRYNICPDILFLGTPPVSGAYREYLAYPAELLFPIPGSMSFAEGALIETLSVGMYAVELSELKKTDSVAVLGCGPVGLTTLKSVVAAGVQNIFITDLIEERLNFARKYKNVVAINASQKNPVEVIKELTKNRGVDIVFEATGAADTFRQSIEIVRIGGKVIWIGIPKEDYISIEGHIARRKEVVIKLVRRFKNQYKKAIQAVKSGKIVVKDMITHNFKLDDINKSFELVEKYADGVMKAIINM, from the coding sequence ATCAAACCGGAAGAAGCGTTAGTAAAGATTAAATCAGTCGGTGTTTGCGGGTCAGATGTACATTATTATCTTCACGGTAAAATAGGCAACCAGATTGTTAAAGGTCCGCATATACTCGGTCATGAAGTATCAGGTGAGGTTGTTAAAGTCGGTAAGAATGTAAAAAATATTACTCCCGGTATGCGGGTAGCAGTAGAGCCGGGCATTCCATGCGGTAAATGTGAATATTGTAAATCAGGACGTTATAACATCTGTCCTGATATATTGTTTTTAGGCACTCCGCCGGTTAGTGGTGCATATCGTGAATATCTTGCGTATCCTGCCGAGCTTCTCTTTCCTATACCGGGTTCAATGAGTTTTGCCGAAGGTGCATTGATAGAAACATTATCAGTAGGAATGTATGCTGTAGAATTGTCAGAATTGAAAAAAACTGATAGCGTAGCTGTACTTGGTTGTGGTCCCGTAGGATTAACTACTTTAAAATCAGTAGTGGCAGCGGGTGTCCAAAATATATTTATTACTGATTTAATTGAAGAACGGCTCAATTTTGCAAGAAAATATAAAAATGTTGTTGCAATAAACGCATCACAAAAAAACCCTGTTGAAGTAATAAAAGAATTGACCAAGAATCGCGGGGTAGATATAGTTTTTGAAGCGACTGGTGCTGCAGATACATTTCGGCAGTCTATAGAAATTGTCAGGATAGGTGGCAAAGTAATATGGATAGGTATTCCTAAAGAGGATTATATATCTATTGAAGGGCATATTGCAAGACGGAAAGAAGTGGTTATTAAATTAGTCCGCAGGTTTAAAAATCAATATAAAAAAGCAATCCAAGCAGTAAAATCCGGAAAAATTGTTGTTAAAGATATGATAACCCATAATTTCAAACTGGACGACATTAATAAATCGTTTGAACTGGTTGAAAAATACGCAGATGGAGTAATGAAAGCCATAATAAATATGTAG
- a CDS encoding Gfo/Idh/MocA family oxidoreductase has translation MSKVKIGFIGSGFMGQLAHISNYALLPDVEMTALAEGREKTAELVASRYGIKKVYSNHKEMLKNEKLDGVVAIMNFGFHNVVVPDVIDAGLNILTEKPLCVNAENGKNLVQKAKQKDIVYHVGFMKRCDPASIYMKKTIEEWKKSGELGEFSYLRASMPPGNWMFGIEDPISANDADQSPAQEQESVPSWMDKKTGEKYVDFVNYYIHQINLIRYLLKEDYSVKYAESSGRLLVGETDSGKPIVLEMNTYNLKKEWHEFYTAFFEKGYIKLSLPAPLARQHSGKVEIYINNSSGEYYKNPVFSPRWCMLEQARIFVETIQGKRECISTAEDGLKDLEVAESYIKLLTKK, from the coding sequence ATGTCTAAAGTAAAAATTGGGTTTATCGGTTCCGGATTTATGGGGCAACTGGCTCATATTTCAAACTATGCATTATTGCCTGATGTGGAGATGACTGCTCTTGCTGAAGGCAGGGAGAAAACTGCTGAACTCGTTGCCTCCCGTTATGGTATTAAAAAGGTTTATTCAAATCATAAAGAGATGCTTAAAAATGAAAAATTAGACGGAGTTGTGGCGATAATGAACTTCGGGTTTCATAATGTTGTGGTCCCTGATGTTATTGATGCCGGGCTGAATATACTGACAGAAAAACCATTGTGTGTAAACGCAGAAAATGGGAAAAATTTAGTTCAGAAAGCGAAACAAAAAGATATAGTTTATCATGTTGGTTTTATGAAAAGATGCGACCCTGCCAGCATTTATATGAAAAAGACAATTGAAGAATGGAAGAAGTCCGGTGAATTAGGTGAATTTAGTTATTTAAGAGCAAGTATGCCCCCGGGCAATTGGATGTTTGGGATTGAAGACCCAATATCTGCAAATGATGCTGACCAATCACCGGCTCAGGAACAGGAATCAGTTCCTTCCTGGATGGACAAAAAAACCGGTGAAAAATATGTAGATTTTGTAAATTATTATATTCACCAGATAAATTTAATCAGGTATTTGTTAAAAGAGGACTACAGCGTAAAATACGCAGAGTCTTCAGGCAGGCTGCTGGTAGGGGAGACTGATTCAGGAAAACCTATTGTTCTTGAAATGAATACTTATAACCTTAAAAAAGAGTGGCACGAATTTTATACTGCATTTTTTGAAAAAGGTTATATTAAGTTATCGCTACCGGCGCCGCTGGCACGGCAACATAGCGGCAAGGTAGAAATATATATTAATAATAGCTCAGGGGAATATTATAAAAACCCTGTTTTTTCACCTCGCTGGTGTATGTTAGAACAAGCCCGTATCTTTGTGGAAACAATACAAGGAAAACGGGAATGCATTTCTACGGCTGAAGACGGATTAAAGGATTTGGAAGTTGCCGAATCATATATCAAACTGCTAACAAAGAAGTGA
- a CDS encoding L-ribulose-5-phosphate 4-epimerase translates to MLLKKLREEVYRMNLELPKNHLVTMTSGNVSGRDIKTGYIVIKPSGINYDELSPAKMVIVDLSGKVIEGKLSPSVDTISHLVIYRNRKDLCGVVHTHSSYATSFALLGKPIPVYLTAHADEFGEVVPITRYASPFPLEEVGEAVVETLGNSRVQAVLVKSHGVFAFGTTATSALKAAVMVEDIAKTCHLTLLLGKPNVLPGSEIKKWYRRYHEVYGQKNSKLF, encoded by the coding sequence ATGTTATTGAAAAAACTTAGAGAAGAAGTATATAGAATGAATTTAGAACTTCCTAAAAACCATCTGGTTACGATGACCAGTGGGAATGTAAGTGGCAGAGATATTAAAACAGGTTATATTGTAATTAAACCCAGCGGGATAAATTATGATGAACTTAGTCCTGCAAAAATGGTTATAGTAGATTTATCCGGAAAAGTTATAGAAGGAAAACTTAGCCCGTCAGTTGATACAATATCACATTTAGTTATTTACCGTAACCGTAAGGATTTATGCGGTGTAGTTCACACTCATTCTTCATATGCAACAAGTTTCGCATTGTTGGGAAAACCAATACCTGTCTACCTTACTGCTCACGCTGATGAATTTGGCGAGGTGGTTCCAATTACAAGGTATGCATCTCCGTTTCCGTTAGAAGAAGTAGGAGAAGCCGTAGTCGAAACATTAGGAAATTCAAGAGTTCAGGCAGTATTAGTTAAAAGCCATGGAGTATTTGCATTTGGTACTACAGCCACTTCTGCACTTAAAGCTGCTGTAATGGTTGAAGATATAGCAAAGACCTGCCATTTAACATTACTTTTAGGCAAGCCGAACGTATTACCTGGAAGTGAAATAAAAAAATGGTATAGAAGATATCACGAAGTATACGGACAAAAAAATAGCAAGTTATTTTGA
- a CDS encoding DUF2339 domain-containing protein produces the protein MPLIIIIVIGVIIWLIITISTSSTNAREALTKIELLEKNIKELRSTVILLWNKLNPQDVNKPFMDGEEKVAIPDYIAIPEGSIGLNTETESIPCLKCGSMNSVDALHCMNCGTPTNTPLEEKEDIPIIHPETAVQSLSIPKIDWEKFMGIKLFAWLGGFAFFLGISFFVKYSIEHNLISPLVRVMISFIFGICCIVSGLLLRKKGYSVTVQALCASGVAVLYADIFAACTYYHFISSGVSFLLMILVTITSFLLAVRLDSQYVAILGMIGGFLTPPLLSTGIDRPLGLFTYITILDVGLIAVALQKRWGFLVSMAAVGTLIIETGWVVKFFNSYKVNTGITVFLLFSALFIIAFKISEKIRREDKWINLPASFVPLLSMVFAMYLLSFQELGTRPGLVLSFLFLLQLGISYLAVCRDDFRPTHLYASIFSFIILLVWTNRYLTLTLLPWGLAFYLIFAVLHSLLPIVLQKIRPTTSMPKWCYLFPSLMLILVMFPLIKEPVTSIIIWPFVFLISAVAVMSAMIMAIAWVSGIVLILTMVALGIWTSKLQDISNISEWLVLVTFFILAFFAWGLYIARKKPIKQEEKENKSLWEIKPEQIAQLSSLSAILPFVLVSIAITHLKIYNPSPIFGLVVLLIILLLGLVRYRDTESVGVIAMLCTVMVQYIWHTLYFNPQNPTVALIWYFTFYCIFTAFPFIFMRQMSDRIIPWAVSAFVGPLQFYLIHKVITLSMGTEYIGILPAIFAVLSLLCLFYIIKYTPLENPIRMSQLALFAGVSLFFITLIFPLQFEKQWITIGWALEGIALLWLLRRIPHQGLKIWGVGLLIIAFVRLALNKSVFLYHPREILQIFNWYLYAYGIVTLCLFVGARFIYKLGDQIMEYKMTPVLNSLGTILAFLLLNIEIADYFSTGSTITFQFSGDLARDMTYSLGWTIFALVMLIIGINKKNQAARIGSLGLFSVTIIKVFLHDLWRLGQLYRVGSIIGLAITLTLVSFLYQRYLSPKVKEDSKNV, from the coding sequence ATGCCATTAATAATTATAATAGTTATAGGTGTTATAATTTGGCTTATTATTACTATAAGTACTTCTTCAACAAATGCCCGCGAGGCTTTAACTAAAATTGAATTATTAGAAAAAAATATTAAAGAATTACGTAGTACGGTTATTTTATTATGGAATAAACTCAACCCTCAGGATGTAAATAAACCGTTCATGGATGGGGAAGAAAAAGTAGCCATACCTGATTATATCGCTATTCCGGAAGGATCCATAGGATTAAATACTGAAACAGAAAGTATCCCATGTCTAAAATGCGGAAGCATGAATAGTGTAGATGCACTTCATTGTATGAACTGTGGTACTCCGACAAACACTCCTCTTGAAGAAAAAGAAGATATCCCAATAATTCATCCTGAAACTGCTGTTCAATCATTATCTATCCCAAAGATAGATTGGGAAAAATTCATGGGTATAAAATTGTTTGCATGGCTTGGAGGTTTTGCTTTTTTTCTTGGTATATCATTTTTTGTAAAATATTCAATAGAACATAATTTAATTAGTCCGCTTGTACGGGTTATGATAAGCTTCATTTTTGGAATATGTTGTATTGTCAGTGGGTTACTACTTAGGAAGAAAGGATATTCTGTAACTGTACAGGCTTTATGTGCCAGCGGTGTTGCAGTTCTATATGCTGATATTTTTGCGGCTTGCACTTATTATCATTTTATTTCTTCAGGTGTGTCTTTCTTACTGATGATTTTAGTTACTATCACTTCGTTTCTTTTGGCGGTTAGATTAGATTCACAATATGTTGCAATATTAGGGATGATAGGTGGTTTTCTTACTCCGCCGCTTCTATCTACAGGTATAGATAGACCCTTAGGTTTGTTTACTTATATTACCATTCTTGATGTCGGTTTAATTGCAGTTGCTTTGCAAAAAAGGTGGGGATTTTTAGTAAGCATGGCAGCTGTAGGGACTCTCATTATAGAAACGGGATGGGTTGTAAAGTTTTTCAATTCTTACAAAGTCAACACAGGTATTACAGTTTTTCTTTTATTTTCAGCACTTTTCATCATTGCTTTTAAAATATCCGAAAAAATTAGAAGAGAAGATAAATGGATAAATTTACCGGCATCATTCGTCCCGTTATTATCCATGGTATTTGCTATGTATCTATTGTCTTTTCAGGAATTGGGAACTCGTCCCGGTTTGGTTCTTTCTTTTCTGTTTTTGCTTCAGTTAGGCATTAGTTATCTTGCAGTTTGCCGTGATGACTTTCGTCCTACACATCTTTATGCCAGTATTTTTTCTTTTATAATTCTTTTAGTTTGGACTAATAGATATCTTACATTAACGCTTTTACCGTGGGGTTTAGCATTCTATTTAATTTTTGCAGTACTACATTCTCTTTTACCGATTGTTTTACAAAAAATACGACCAACGACTTCAATGCCTAAATGGTGTTATTTGTTTCCGTCACTGATGTTGATTCTTGTAATGTTCCCATTGATTAAAGAACCGGTGACTTCAATAATCATATGGCCATTTGTTTTTTTAATAAGTGCAGTTGCAGTTATGTCTGCTATGATTATGGCAATAGCATGGGTTAGTGGTATAGTATTGATATTAACAATGGTTGCACTCGGAATCTGGACTTCTAAATTGCAGGATATATCCAATATTTCGGAGTGGCTGGTATTGGTAACATTTTTTATACTTGCTTTTTTTGCATGGGGTTTATACATAGCCCGAAAGAAACCAATTAAACAGGAAGAAAAAGAAAATAAGTCATTATGGGAAATAAAACCTGAGCAAATTGCTCAACTCTCTTCGCTATCAGCAATTCTCCCGTTTGTTTTGGTATCTATAGCGATAACCCATCTTAAAATATATAATCCTTCTCCTATATTTGGTTTAGTTGTTCTGCTTATTATTTTACTTTTAGGGTTAGTAAGATATCGTGATACTGAATCTGTAGGTGTAATTGCTATGTTGTGCACTGTAATGGTTCAATATATATGGCATACTTTGTATTTTAATCCGCAGAATCCAACAGTTGCTTTGATATGGTATTTTACATTTTACTGTATTTTTACAGCTTTTCCTTTCATCTTTATGAGACAAATGAGCGATAGAATAATCCCGTGGGCTGTATCTGCATTTGTTGGTCCGCTCCAATTTTATCTAATACATAAAGTTATCACGCTTTCTATGGGAACTGAATATATAGGAATATTACCTGCCATATTCGCCGTTCTGTCACTTTTATGTTTATTTTATATAATAAAATATACTCCTTTAGAAAATCCTATCCGTATGTCACAATTAGCTCTATTTGCAGGAGTATCGCTATTTTTTATTACACTGATTTTCCCTTTACAATTTGAAAAACAATGGATAACAATTGGTTGGGCTTTGGAAGGGATAGCACTTTTATGGCTTTTGCGACGCATTCCGCACCAGGGTCTTAAAATCTGGGGTGTAGGATTATTGATAATTGCTTTTGTTAGATTAGCATTAAATAAATCTGTTTTTTTATATCATCCACGGGAAATATTGCAAATTTTCAATTGGTATTTATATGCTTATGGTATTGTTACTTTATGTCTATTTGTTGGCGCGAGATTTATTTATAAATTAGGTGACCAGATAATGGAATATAAAATGACACCTGTTTTAAATTCATTAGGAACCATACTTGCATTTTTGTTATTAAATATTGAAATTGCAGATTATTTTAGTACGGGTAGTACCATAACTTTCCAGTTCTCCGGTGATTTGGCAAGAGATATGACTTATTCATTAGGTTGGACTATCTTTGCGTTAGTAATGCTTATTATTGGTATCAATAAGAAAAACCAGGCTGCACGAATCGGCAGTTTGGGTCTTTTTTCGGTTACGATTATTAAAGTATTTTTACATGACCTTTGGCGTTTGGGTCAGTTGTATAGAGTAGGCTCGATTATTGGTCTTGCAATCACGCTTACCCTTGTATCATTTCTTTACCAGCGATATCTTTCACCAAAAGTAAAGGAGGATTCTAAAAATGTTTAA